In Hyperolius riggenbachi isolate aHypRig1 chromosome 1, aHypRig1.pri, whole genome shotgun sequence, the genomic window GTCGCTTAACTGCATTGTGAAGACACTAGTGACACTGTCATGACCAAACTCCTGTGTATCTTCTTTTTTTCAGGGCTGGCTGGATTCCACAAGCAGCTGAGGTACCTCCAGAAATTGTTGAAGAATACAACTGGATCGACGGCATGTCTGTAACAGGAACAGAGATTCTACACGGTGCTTACAGGAGCTGCAATCCTAATGCTGCCTTTTGTCTGAGGGATCCATCCCTTCTGTCCCAGCTACCGTCAGAGCATCTTTCACGTTACCGAGACAAAGGTCATCATGCTTTATTCATACAGACTCTCAAGGAGAAAGTATGCGTCCGCTTTCCTGAAGAACAGATTCTGAAGTATAACTGCCAAGTACTGGGCACTGATTCCACCACTGGAATAGAGAAGGTAGCATAAAAACCTTCCATTAGTTAGTTAttcattcagatttgcagttgtaGTAATTGTAAAATGCATTTGCTGCCCttctccccaacctgtggtctggGGTCTTCAGTATGCCCTCCAGACTGTTTAACCCATGAGGAAGATTAAATCCATCATCTATTAGAAATCTGCATACTACAGCACACTCCTACTGTATTCACAGTGGTCGCCCTGTTTAGTGACTTGCAGGTGTAGTGTAATTGTATAGCATACAGGTCTCCTTTCTTATCCAGATAAACATTGTGTCTAAATGTATTCAAGTTATGTTACATACTGTAAATCTAAGAATAAAAAATAGATTTACTTAGATGGTGGCACTCACCAACTTCCCTCAGTGTTCTTGAAATGGTGATGGTCTGCTTAGGAATAACTACATTGACTTATTTCTGTTATCACTAAAGAATGGGGGAGCTGGGGACAGGTACACATACTACTAATATTTTCTTACTACAAATGACTGGACAAAGATTTGCAAGAATTATCAACTAATGGTCTTTCCAGAGGATCTGcagattttagttttttttttgcttcactcAGCTGGTACTGTTATCTGTTGATACCATGACTAAATAACCTTTTTAGAGTCATAATATATTTTCCTGTCAAAACACAGGAACTCAATATCAGTAATTAATTAAAATGGTTCTTGCAGGAATCTTGTCCATAATTAGGTCAGGAACAGTAAGTAACAGTTCTAAACACAATGCATGACCCTCTGGTGATGCCAGGGACTGCACTTGAGGCCTTCTATATGTACCAtatattatgtataaataatgaaTGTAGATTGAAGGAACCGAACAGAAATATACAACTTATGAATGGAATTGTTTGTTTTCTATTTAGGTTGCTTGCCTTGGCATAGTTTTGATAATTAGCTAACAAAtgaccatatatacatacacacaagcaCAGTATGTTCTGTAGTCTAGAGTTCCATATCAGTCATAGTTAGGGAACATTAAAGTGAGCCTGACGGAGACCTGAGAGGAGTCACATGACTAGCCGAGTAGAAACTGGAAACATTGAGGTGTAATGTTCTTTGATCACCTCAGAGTGTTGAATTGAGCCATATTCCAAATGGTTAGTTATTCCAATATGGTTAGTTGAATAACTTATGTACAGATATTAAAGATGCCTTATGATATTCTACATTTACTGTATGTAGTAAGAAAGAACATCATACATAATACAGGGCTGTCTGTGTTTTGAAACAATTGTGCTCACTACACCTAATGGTAATTGCCAAATAGCCAATCTGACAGGTGCTCTTATTTCTAGTGCAGTCTAATAAGAGAATGTAACAGAATTGGCACtccatataataaatgtattgttcAAAGAAATATAACCGTGattgtcatgtctaggagaactcatggagaagcttgtgatttgtttgatcagctgatagatttgcaaagatcTTATTTGCTGTGATCATATCGTGCTTTAGTAcattgatcatgactagcaaatcagagacttgcatatctatcaccagaccaaagtgatcacatgcttcttcatgagttctcctagacatgaccatcactatctaAAATTTCTTTGGAAAATACTTATACTATGTGGAGTGCCAACTCTACTGACACTTTCTGATTCTTTATTTTGGTGAATGACTTGGCAGGTTTAATTCAgtcttcattcattcattcaggggcgtagcaataggggttgcagaggtagcgaccgcatcggggcccttgggccataggggccccgaggggccccccTTTTAAGCAAAATATTCgctctttattggccctgtgttgataataatcacttctatagatgcttaaaatagtagcaatcattaacaacctgcttcccatcccctacttgcacctctgacactgtggaaatccttggcaggttttgttgcgccgtatcaattgttatgtatagagtgcttggggggggccatgtaaaacttgcaccggggcccatagctccttagctacgccactgcattcaTTAACATGGACGCATAAGTTTATATGTCTTTATTTATAGGTGAAACTGGGTTTTTCTGATGCGTTTTCATCCTGGATCTTGCAATTTCTAAAGTGCAGAATCCTTCAGACTTTTCCAGACCGTACGAAAACTGTGACACTTTCCTGGTAAGTAGGATACAGTGTTCATGATTACCTGTTGTTAGGAATTTGCCAAATGTATTATGACTAAAGTTGTGATCTCCACCTTTCTCTACCAAAATACTTTAAGTCTGCTTTATAACGaaaaagtactctcaaaattattcagagtatttcccTACTTGCTGGTGGGTTTAAGGgccttttattgataaagtgtgaaaatatcacctaagagaaaacttgaaTTGAAAAAAGCACTGCTGAAGGTGTctgtgccatataaatactaaataataataagggcCAAATAGCGTTGACCCTGCAGAATAAAACAGACCGTTGAGGCAGAGGTAGGAGCACTACAGGAAGTGTTGGTGTGTAGATTATAATTGTGCACGGCAAGCATAAAAATGCTGATCTTTTATCATTTATGTCCTTCCATCCAGACATTTTGTGGAGATATCTGATATGACTAGAAAAGGTGCTCAGGTGTGTATTTATGTAACTAGAAAACAGTATGTAGCGTAAACGTTTGTTAAGACGACTCTTAAGGGTTGATGTACTAAAACAGATGTTCAATGGGTAAAAAGCAATATCTACAGAATTTTTCTTTTAGTTTCAAAAAGATAAGATATTTATTGAAATAATAAACACATCCAGAACAGCAAGATATCAATATGCATTAGTACAAAGATTTCAGAACAGGTAGCTCTGAACAAGTCAGAGCCTCAATCAGATTTAACCAGATGAGGTCTAACAAACATTATATAAAAATAACATCAAAATTATGTAGCCAACCAAGCTCAACTTTTTTTTAGTATTCATaaaggataaaaaaaatatcAGAAAAGAACATATTGGAGGGACTATATAAAGTCATAAAGTGTCAAGAAAGGTTATACACTAAATTATATCAAAAGACATTCACATGGAAAAATATTAGATTTAATGGGTTCCAAAGAATTAGAAATTTTCTTAGTAAAGCACCCCTTTAGAAACCCTCCTTTAGAAAACCTCCACATGTAGGAATGGGGTTTTAGTCTGTGAagcaaagttaaagggaacctaaactgagaaggatatggctttttcctttcaaaataatatcagttgcctgactctcctgttgatcctgtgcgtctaatacttttagccacagcccctgaacaagcatgcagatcagctgctctgcctgaagtcagactggattagctgcatgcttgtttcaggtgtgcgattcagccactactgcacctaaagagatcagcagggatgccagacaactggtattgtttaaaaggaaaaatccaaatccctctcagtttaggttccctttaagcacagatCCTGTaaggcagggcttttcaacctgtggtacgcgtaccaccagtggtactttgctgttggccaggtggtacacctcaggtttgcctgccacttgtcctggtcccatcttgcctccacaaagtttagcTCCCTCACGCTCGctcctcactgtgctgccctgtggcatgcttcagacctcagatcagtggtgaagagacagccaggcgaatGGTGCATAGTGCCAGTCGGGTTACTGCTGATCTGAAgtctgaactattctgcagggcagcacagcgaggacctCGGGGGCTTAAGGGGCTTCCCCattcctccacagtagaggggatccagtgatAGGACACCCAAAGATCTCATTGTCAGCATACCCGCTTGGATTCCGGTGGAAACAGCCAAGCATGATTGGgtgcgctctactgcgcaggcacacgggTGGTACTTGtacattttcaggtgataaaagtggtacaatttgtgaaaagattgaaaagccctgctgtAAGGTACTGGTGAGCGACAGATGCATCCTATtcctcagcagggccggatttactactcagaggcctgtaggcacaggcgttctAGCGCCCTAAGCTCTGCCCCCGAACACAGGCCACACACCCAAGTAAAAATGTTTTGAACTCTAATTCctgccttatgtcactaactgtccgtagaatcttacactctaatcactggCTCATATCATCCATAGTGACATGAGAGAAGGATTAAGGTGTAAGTGcttgaggtcagtgatatgaggcagggattagactataagcttctgaggtcagtgatctgaggagggccgcctctcccacataaggcCCTTGTacacacgtgcctacagtgccttatggaaaatccagccctgcccctcagggagccAGGCCATTGAGGATGCAGGTAAGTCTTGCCTTGAGAAGGAAAATAACAGATCGGTTTTGATAAGATGTTTTATGTTTCCCCAGCTAATGGCAGTTCGGGTTCAGAAAGACATAGATATGGTtactatttgtgtgtgtgtgtgtgtgtgtgtgtgtgtgtgtgtgtgtgtgtgtgtgtgtgtgtgtgtgtgtgtgtgtgtgtgtgtgtgtgtgtgtgtgtgtgtgtgtgtgtgtgtgtgtgtgtgtgtgtgtgtgtgtgtgtgtgtagatgtatgtgtagatgtatgtgtgtatatatatatatatataaatatatatatatatatatatatattactgtacTTTTCTAGGGAGCAAGCAGAGGTGGAACAGCACCAATTATTTCTGTACCAGAAACATCAGCTcttcctgggcagagaattggaggtacagaggatcctAGATTTCCTGCATATGGATGAAGCTAATACTCAGGATCCAAGCACAAATTCTACAGGCGGGAATAGCTCTCTGTTTCAAGTTATATCAGAGCCTGGCATGGGGAAATCTTCTCTACTAGCCTCCAGTATAAGCAGAACATTACAGGTGAGATAATAGGTCTATGCGCAATATCACAATTCAGAtggtgtctctttgttaagagagTGGAAGGCCGACATCTTTATTCTGTTAGAGATCACCAGTTCAGGTACTGCTATGCTTTTGACATCAGTAGTGTTTCAAGCTTATCTGTAATGCGCATGCTGCCAATGAAGGCGGCTGAGATGGCCATAACAAGTGCCTCAGCCGATacaccagtgtgtgtacagtagcccccGACCACTGCCCTGCAAGAGAATCAATTTGCCCGAGTGGCGGACGATACTTTTGTGCTGCTGCTTGCCTGCCGTGTGATGTAACGTCTGTGCTGCTCTGTCATCCCTCTGCCCCCCACATTGCAACAGAATGCGTTGTCAGCTGTACAGCTGACTCCGTGTCTGTACAGCGTTTACCCAGGGATGTCACCTGAGGCATCGGGTACCGATCCCAGGCAAGTGACATCAATCCAccatgtgtacaggcctttacatCAGAATAAGTAATCTGTTTAATCAATCTTTTAGGGCCAATACCTCATTAAAATATTTGAGACAAAGACAAAATTTGTAACAAAGACTTCTGACTCTATATCCCGTTCAAAATGGAATTTCTTTAACATCTGGTATGCCTTTTTGGTCtactgtaaactttttttttcatttacacaGGATCCCAACAACAGAGTATTTTACCATTTTGTTGGCTGCTGTCCATCTTCTGTGCAACTGTCCAACATAGTGAAGCGTCTGTGCTGCCACCTAATGCCAGATGGACCAGGTACATTTTACCATAACTACTTTCAGGAGACAAAGTAACCATCTGTCCTAGGAAGTACCGATCATAAACATCTGAATGGGAAATGCTTCCACTTCACAAGCCGAATAAATACCTCTATTCTTCACTCTCTGAATATACTTGCCTAGTTATAAGGAGTCACCAGTATTGTATGGTTTAGTAACGGCCAATTCTGATTCTTTCAGAGCGTGAAGATATACTTGTAAAGATCAGCAACTCCTGGAATATAGAAGAGCTGAAAGACATCCTGGAGCACACTTTTCAAGCAACTTCCAGGGTGGCAAATAAGACATCATATATATTTATTGATGCTGTAAACCAGGTGACATATTTGTATTACTGTAGTGCTTATTCACAGATTATTTAACACCGGAAACCTGCTGTATTTCATATTTacttatttaaaacaaaaatacacaaatGTTATTATTGTAGTATAGCTGGATACATTTCCTTTAGACGTGAACATTATCAAAGGCTATTATTTATGTTTTGGAGAGTTGCTGGTTGATTGAAATACCCATtcgaaaaatcagtttatttcatACAGCACAACAGTTGTAACATGATATTGTCAGACTTAGTGGATGCTAAATTGGATAAAATAATGATTTGGGAGATCTAGCTGTAAGATAGTGTCTACTGCATTATTATGATGTTAGAGGGAGTGGAGATATTAACTAATGCAGGGACACCTCATCACTAGAGCATCTGGACTTCTGCTACCTGAAACAATCATTTATTTCTATCATATTCCTTCATCAATAATGTTACACTCCCTCTCTACTCTACACTGCACACCACAAGCCACCCCAACAAGTCCCCACTGCAGGTACCCCTTGCTAATAACTGAAAGCCTATAATTTGGCACCAACCCTCAGAACATGTCATGGACCTGGACCTACTTGATCTGCCTGACTGATAAGCCAGCTTCCTGTATGAGGAAGGGAGACACAGGTAATGTACACCTCTGCCTCTGACAGCTTTTCAGACATAACTTATTACTGGATTTGTGCAATATCAGAAATGGGGTTAAATAACATTCCTGAACTAAAGCTTTAGGAGACTGACAGGTGATTAAGTCATTGTCTTACAATACTGTTTTGCAAAATGTTATCTGATGGAAACAAGATTGACTACTGTAGAAAAGTATTTCACAAgttattcaaagtatattcatatATTCGCCCCTTTATTAAGCTGTCTTTTCCAGTACTCCATGGTGTGGTTCAGAATATCTCAAGTTCTCTTTGACATATGTACATTTATTGCAAGTAACTTTGTTTATAAGTGGTTTCCAAATAATCCCTAATTTACTTCAATTTCTCCCACCTCCCACCAAAAAgatggtaattattattattttggaaacTGTTAAAAGGAATTTGGGATGAGATGATGCTACATTGTGGAGATAACTGGCAAACAGCAGCATTCATAAATGGGTACATGCAACaataatgttaagaaacactgccaTACTGCATACATGAAAATGGCCATTGCTATGTACAGTATTCCCATGAACCTATAGAATACCAACAGTCATCTAAAATATATTTTAACTTGTTCTCTTTTTCTAGTTGTCTCACCCATCCGATGTGTCTCATCTCCTGTCTTGGCTGGACACTCCAGGATTTCTACCCCAATATTATAAATGTGTCATTAGCTGTGTGTCATCATCCGATCTCCACAGTGATCCCTCTCCTTACTGCTTGTATCTGGGCCTACTTCCTTCAGACATTGCGCAAAGCCTTGTGGTCATATATCTCTCTCGCTATAGAAAGGTAAATTCAGAAGTTCACTGTGTTCATTTTAAAAATAGGTAGCTAAGTAATTTAGTACAAATCTGCAATATATAAagataacgttaaaagaaaaaagaagtgTTAGAGAAATCAAGAGGTTGATTTATTAAGCAGAAGGATTGCAGTCTCTGGCTGGAATGTGACCTCATCCTGCTCAGGCAGCAGTTTGCAGTGAGCTCTGGATTCTCTGCACATCTGCCATATCAGCTTCATTGAAATTCATAAGGAATGGCATACATTTTATCGTCAATCATCACACTGCCTTGACTACTGGCCATCAGCATCATTCATTGAAATAATGGCCTGTGTCTTTGCAGTGTGATGCCTGctgaacacatttaaaaaaaaaacttatgcacAAAAAGGAATAAAAAGCATAACCGATGTTTCAAAGTGTTTCAGATAGCCAAATCAAGAATATATGTCCATGTTCACAAGTTCTTACAAGGCTTACTAACACTTTAGGGccatttccactagccaccgccTGTCCTACGAGTAGCGCACTTAACACTTCCCTGTTGAGCGAGTACACAGCCGAATCCCGGAAGCCGTGCCATgtacggctatgggatttgctgccactcgcacaaaaaaatgctgcaatgtcgtcCGAATCAATATGGTAAGCGATTCGGACGGCAGCAGCATTATGCCCTATGGCTGATTTTCCCTGCGCGATTTGTCTGCGGGGAAATTGCGGATTCGGCTTGATTTCCGgcctggaaacgggcccttaaagagactctgtactttaaaaaaaaaaacactctggtggatacttacctcaggagggggaagcctcagggtcccaatgaggcttccccgtccccagcagctgcaggcaatgtagcgtttttttaaatgcagatcCTGATTCCTCTTTAGGGTGCATCATATGGGCATcttcaagtgtgcatttcagtacagttatgtttgttttttctttctgccCAATGCAGAAATTGAGTCCCGAACAACTTGATCAGCTTGTTCAGAAATCCTCCTCAACGAATCCTCTGTGGTTGTCCCTTGCCTGTGAGGAGCTGcgtgtttttggtgtgtttgagATGCTCACCAGGAAAATAATGGGTTTACCCGACTCAGTGCAAGGTCTTCTGGGGAGTATAATCGAGAGATTGGTGCAGGAAGACCAAAGTAGTGGTGTAAAAAAGGTGGGTATTTCATTTCTTATTCCTTTTTACTTTGGTGTTAACTACCCATCCAGCATTAACTCCCATACGCAATATAATACAGTTTCTTCTACAAAGACAGGATGATTTAGAATCTGTTAAGGCACCTGCTCCTGTCAGCTTTGTTCTGGGGTAGTTATATTGTCTCTAAAAAATTAGATTAATAAACAGAATGAATAaatgaaaatgcaaagaaaaattgcTCAAAATGGTTTGATGTGATGTTTTTATTTACAAAACCATACTCCATACACTGTagttgtaataatgtgtgttttatcTTACACAGCTGCTTTGCCTGGTGCACTGCTGTCAGGAGGGTCTGCCGGAGAAGGACCTGCAAGGGGCTTTGGCTTTGCTGAATGGTGAAGCAGAGATATCCAGCATGCACTGGGCCTCTCTGCGGAGAAGTCTGAGGAGCCTTCTTCGAGTAGGACGAGACTTCCGAGGGAGAGACACCCTCAGTTTCTTTCACAGCAGTGTAGGCCAGGTAAGTCGCAGCTTGCAATGGGGGATTCATGATATAAATGAAGCTTGAAATTCTCTGCAACCTTGGACCATTTTTCCATTTACTGTTTGCGCATTTTACGCTACAGAAACATTTATTTTTCGTGTTTCCTGGTATTTATGCCGAGGAGAAAGATAGGAATAAgggaataacattttaaaattagaattttgcaactgaagagaaaaaaagatgaaccacttgccgaccgcccacagcccatgggcggcggcaaagtgaatcccctaaggaccgcaatacgcggtGCGTCCTTTTCCttagccgggggagcgatcgcgtcattgatgacgcgcgcttcccccggcaactggctccgcccacccgccgtaacatcccgccggccatacggaagcgccggcgggatgttaaccccgcgatcgccgctacaaagtgtataatacactttgtaatgtatacaaagtgtattatacaggctgcttcctgccctggtggtcccagtgtcggagggaccaccagggcaggctgcagccaccctagtctgcacccaaacacactgatcctgcccccccgcccactgatcgcccacagcacccctcagaccccccccccctgcccaccccccagacccctgtttgcacccaatcacccccctaataacccatcaatcactccctgtcactatctgtcaacgctatttttttttatctacccccctgccccctgccccctcctgatcacccccccacccctcagattctccccaggaccccccccccccccccagaccccctccccccctgtgtactgtatgcatctatcccccctgataacctgtcaatcacctgtcaatcacccatcaatcacccatcaatcacccatcaatcaccccctgtcactgccacccaacaatcagcccctaacctgccccttgcgggcaatctgatcacccacccacaccaatagatcgcccgcagatccgacatcagatcacctcccaaatccattgtttacatctattctctcctctaaacacccactaattacccatcaatcaccccctatcaccacctgtcacttttacctatcagatcagaccctaatctgccccttgcgggcacccaatcacccgccaacacgctcagattgccctctgacccccccttagcaattcgccagtgcattaattacatctgttcttccctgtaataacccactgatcacctgtcaatcacctgccaatcatctatcacccatcaatcaccccctgtcaccccctgtcactgccacccatcaatcagcccctaacctgccccttgcgggcaatttgatcacccacccacaccaatagatcgcccgcagatccgacatcagatcacctcccaaatccattgtttacatctattctctcctctaaacacccactaattacccatcaatcaccccctatcaccacctgtcactgttacctatcagatcctaatctgccccttgcgggcacccaatcacccgcccacacgctcagattgccctcagaccccccctcccccccttatcaattcgccagtgcattaattacatctgttcttccctgtaataacccactgatcacctgtcaatcacctgccaatcacctatcacccatcaatcaccccctgtcaccccctgtcactgccacccatcaatcagcccctaacctgccccttgcgggcaatttgatcacccacccacaccaatagatcgcccgcagatccgacatcagatcacctcccaaatccattgtttacatctattctctcctctaaacacccactaattacccatcaatcaccccctatcaccacctgtcacttttacctatcagatcagaccctaatctgccccttgcgggcacccaatcacccgccaacacgctcagattgccctctgacccccccttagcaattcgccagtgcattaattacatctgttcttccctgtaataacccactgatcacctgtcaatcacctgccaatcacctatcacccatcaatcaccccctgtcaccccctgtcactgccacccatcaatcagcccctaacctgccccttgcgggtaatctgatcacccacccacaccatccgatcgcctgcagacccgcagtcagatcacctcccaagtgcattgcatctgttctctcctctaaacacccactaattacccatcaatcacccccgtcactgctacccatcagattagacccccatctgcccctagggcacccaatcacccgcccacaccctcagaccccagccctgatcacctcgccattgcattacatgcatctattccccccactaatcacaccttgagacacccatcaatcacctcctgtcactacctgtcaccccctagcacacctacccatcagatcaggccctaatttgccccgtgtgggctcctgatcactcggccaaaccctcagatccccctcagacccccttccgatcacctcctcagtgcattgagttcatctattttcccctctaatcaccccctgagacacccatcaatcacctcctgtcacccccctagcactcctatccatcagatcaggcccaatacaacctgtcatctaaaaggccaccctgcttatgaccggttccacaaaattcggcccctcatagaccacctgtcatcaaaatttgcagatgcttatacccctgaacagtcattttgagacatttggtttccagactactcacggttttgggcccgtaaaatgccagggcggtaaagaaaccccacaagtgaccccattttagaaaaaagacaccccaaggtattctgttaggtgtatgacgagttcatagaagattttattttttgtcaaaagttagcggaaattgatttttattgggtttttttcacaaagtgtcatttttcactaacttgtgactaaaaataaaatcttcgatgacctcgccatacacctaatggaataccttggggtgtcttctttctaaaatggggtcacttgtggggttcctatactgccctggcattttaggggccctaaaccgtgaggagtagtctagaaaacaaatgcctcaaaatgacctgtgaataggacgttgggccccttagcgcacctaggctgcaaaaaaagtgtcacacgtggtatcgccgtactcaggagaagtagtataatgtgttttggggtgtatttttacacatacccatgctgggtgggagaaatctctctgtaaatggacaattgtgtgtaaaaaaaaatcaaacaattgtcatgtacagagatatttctaccacccagcatgggtatgtgtaaaaatacaccacaaaacacattatactacttctcctaaatacggcggtaccacatgtgtggcacttttttacaccctaagtacgctaaggggcccaaagtccaatgagtacctttaggatttcacaggtcattttgcgacatttggtttcaagactacttctcacggtttagggcccctaaaatgccagggcagtataggaaccccacaaatgaccccattctagaaaggagacacccaaaggtattccgttaggagtatggtgagttcatagaagattttattttttgtcacaagttagcggaatatgacactttgtgaagaaaaacaattcaaatcaatttccgctaacttgtggcaaaaaataaaatcttctatgaactcaccatactcctaacggaataccttggggtgtcttttttgtaaaatggggtcattagtggggttcctatactgccctggcattttaggggccctaaaccgtgaggagtagtcttgaaacaaaaatgacccgtgaaatcctaaaggtactcattggactttgggccctttagcgcagttagggtgcaaaaaagtgccacacatgtggtattgccgtactcgggagaagtagtataatgtgttttggggtgtatttttacacatacccatgctgggtgggagaaatacctctgtaaatgacaatcttttgatttttttacacacaattgtccatttacagagttattcctcccacccagcatgggtatg contains:
- the LOC137521416 gene encoding telomerase protein component 1-like isoform X4, whose protein sequence is MWKTISGLPSTEKPLNPPLASGWVTVRVFVSSTFDDFHSEREVLVKQVIPELREWCEARSMCLVECDLRWGIPKDTPSGTIFATCLGELDRCHQDTFGMPLMVVLLGERAGWIPQAAEVPPEIVEEYNWIDGMSVTGTEILHGAYRSCNPNAAFCLRDPSLLSQLPSEHLSRYRDKGHHALFIQTLKEKVCVRFPEEQILKYNCQVLGTDSTTGIEKVKLGFSDAFSSWILQFLKCRILQTFPDRTKTVTLSWEQAEVEQHQLFLYQKHQLFLGRELEVQRILDFLHMDEANTQDPSTNSTGGNSSLFQVISEPGMGKSSLLASSISRTLQDPNNRVFYHFVGCCPSSVQLSNIVKRLCCHLMPDGPEREDILVKISNSWNIEELKDILEHTFQATSRVANKTSYIFIDAVNQLSHPSDVSHLLSWLDTPGFLPQYYKCVISCVSSSDLHSDPSPYCLYLGLLPSDIAQSLVVIYLSRYRKKLSPEQLDQLVQKSSSTNPLWLSLACEELRVFGVFEMLTRKIMGLPDSVQGLLGSIIERLVQEDQSSGVKKLLCLVHCCQEGLPEKDLQGALALLNGEAEISSMHWASLRRSLRSLLRVGRDFRGRDTLSFFHSSVGQAVEQCLLSPDNYRELYLLSLADYYEYKCTDDDTVVNQLPRLLQEARLNGRLVQFLRKDRRACTIQAHTRARYLKALRCSHVCRDGFPRSAAMICGMCSMRTGAFGQLFLNKQSCVLCGTHTSNMGKEAFLCSQHNRLGRSECLVCKSPILGVPPPSPALLCHMCGFLENCVALHI